The genomic window TCTCAATTCATTAACTCAGTTAAGGCATCCGAATCCATTGGTTGTTTATGGTTTTCCTGAGCAATATGGATATGAGAAACTAGAAGGATGCACCGATTCCGTGAATGAGTACTTACGAAGAACATTGGTGGAAAGCGGTCTAAATTTCAACGAGGAAGATTCTACAATTCAAGATCCTGAATCTTTCGATAGCGAATTCGAGAATATTGCAGATCCGATTCTGGTTTTAACCAAGGAGGGAGAGCATTCGTGGTGCGGCATCTACCAAGATGAAATCATGGAACTTCTTAAGGTCCTTTCTTCCGAAGGAAAGGTGGAAGCTACGTCATACCTCTCTAATAAAGGGGGTAATGAAATTCTTGAAATAAAGAAGTTTGTGAATAATGACCCGCTAGTTCATCAATATGCAAATGTGGATGGGAAGCTAATATGGGAACTGCTTTATGGTCTTAACGGTTTGATTAGATACTATGGAGACAAGTTGATTCAGGAACTTGAGAAACAAGTTTCAGAACAAAAAAAGGGCTATTGCGATATTAGTCCAAATCTGAGTTGGGTTAAGCGATGGGTTAATATGGAAACCTTACTTGAATTTGAAGAAGATGGTTTCGGTATTGCTTTGACCTTGTTGTTCAAAAGTAGGCATGGAAATGCGCGTATAGACTTGAAATCAATTAAAATTCTCGTTGATAATGAAGAGGCTAGAAAAATAGCGAAACCGTTCTGCAAATGGATGGGGATAGATGTTGATAAGATTGTTGTTCTAAGTGATGAAGTTGATAGAAGAATACCTCGAAGATCCCCCATTTTCAGCAGAGGGGATCAAGTGTTGATCTTAACAACTCTAATCTCCTCTTTTGAAACGGTCAATCGCTTGGCGAAGACGGTGTACAGGGGACTTGCCCATCCGATTGCAATCCTCGGTTTAGTACAGCCCAAAACCCAAGGTTCAGTGAATATATGGGGACATGATGAACTTGAGATTCTGTCTTTGGCTGAATACGATTTATCTGTTACTCCAATGATGGAATCAATTAAGAGTGGAGTCAAGTTCATTGAGCCGTATAGTTATGAATCGATAATAGCGAAGACAAAAGAGGCCTTGATATCAACGGACTTAGGGCATCGCAATCAAGATCTTGATGAGGTACTTGAAATGGTGGAGAAGGGAAGTGCATTGCATTTTAGTCATGTTGGTAAGAATGCAGGAAGACATTTCACTTTTTACCTAAGTGCAATTGATTTTCTAGCAAAAAATGATGAAGTCATTATGCAGCGTTACTATGATGAGATTGACAGTTGGGCCGAAAGTCAAGGGATAGAAGACTTTGAAATTTGGACACCAACACCGGTACTCAAGGTTAATCACCTAGAACAAATCTCAAAGCACTTGGAGGAAAGATATCACAAGTATAGTGCTGAATTGGCGGTTTGTGTTGCAAGAAAAGTTATCAAGAGAAACAACGTACTTGGGAACTGGGTGTTTTATAACGAGAAAATGCACCGTGGAAGTAAATCCGACAATGTCTTGATAATTGATTGGGGTAGTTTGAATGGAACCACGGTTCAGCAAATGGTCAATTTTGCTGCTTCGGAGGCAAAGACCAACATTAAGGTTTGCATCCTGTTCTCTCAATTATGGAAGCCTGAGCAAGAGATGCTTGAGAAAATTGTTCAGGTAAAGCGCAATCCTAGGGTTGAAAATATTCCAGTTGACATATTTACAAATAGCGTCAAAGTTGCTGAGTCGGAGTCGGTGGAAGACCTTTCGTCAACCGTGTCGGTTAAATTCCTTTACAGGCTGCCATTGCGTTATTTTGAAATGGAGGAATGCCCGGTATGTGCCCAAATTGAAGCTTTAAAGCAGTTTGAGGTTCCCAATAAATTGATCAATGATTTTAATGTTTCCCGAAAGGAACGACTTCAAATACGAGATAGGACAACAGAGGTCAATCATAGACCAAGGGATTTTTACGGTGAGCAACTAACGGGGTCAATCATCTCTGAGATGATGAAGTTCAAGGTTTTGCTTGATGAAGCCTTGTTGTCAACAGAAAAGCGATTCTTGGTTGTGGAGCATCTAAGGAAACTGGAAGAAGGTTTCCAAGTGGGAAAAATTCAAGGCAATACGGTCGTCCAAGCCGTCATTTATTTTTTGTCGGTTGAAAAGATATGGATGCACCGCCCACCTTTGGAGTTTCGAATTGCGCGCGATTTAATTGCTCAAATCAGCTTAAAGATTGCTTTAGCTGAGTCTACTCCAATGCAACAGCAACTAAAGACTCGATCAAATGTCGTCCGAATAAAGTTTGCTGCGGTAACCGTACTGCGTTCTGCGGATAAAGTTCTGTTTATTGAGAACTTGGGAGGTATTTTTAGAAGTGCTTTTATTGAAGAAAAGTTTTCCGAAGCAATCGTTCAGAATCTGTTTTATCACTTGCATTCTTTCATTACGCGAGATTATCATTCCAGTCAAGAATACTATGATACAATCATCCAAGAGTTGAATGACATAAGGCTGATAGAGGGTATTTCAGATTCTATGCAAGATGCAACTCAATTTTTAGAACTTATAACCGAAAAACGAAAAACTGGACTTAGAATTCCTTTTGATTCTAAACTGGCGGTAGTTAAAAGTTTAATGGTGCAGAGAAAAAGGAACTTTGACAGAAAGTACAACCATTATGACATAATTGAACGCTACCGCGCACTTAGCCCAGCATATAGGGGGAAAATTGAGAATTTTATTCAAGGAGTAAACAATGATCAGTCGTTTGTGACAACAGATTACTTCCAAAGTTGGTGTCAGAAATTGATGACCGACTGGAAATATGTTGCACAATACCTGAATGATGTGATCTTCGGTCACCTGGAAAAAATCAAAGACCTCTTTGATAGTAAGAGTTTTAATGTCTATTACATGTTTAGGAGGGATTTGGAAGAGGCAATGCGGCCTGGAGTTGTTATTGGAAGTAATGATGACTTTACAATTTTGGTCAAACTTATTCAGGATGAACCCAGTGTTTTATTAGAAAAAAATGTATTTGAAAAATACATTGGTCTCTTAGAAAGCATGTATGTAAATTATTTGAGGTTTGACAAGCGTCAGTTGGAGAACAACTCAGTCTTAAATACTATTTTGTCTCAATTGAATGTTGATTTGGTTGATAATGTCAATCACGCATTGGAATCATTCAAGGCAATATGTAAGACTGGGCTCGACTACAGTTTTAGTAGGGATGAAGCAACTATTTATCAGGCGTTTATTTTTGAACCCCTTCTAAAGAATCTGCTTCAACACATTTTCGAAGATAATATTCACGAAAAGGATGAAGATGAACAGTCGCAAACCCCACTTAGTGTTCAGGTTTCGCTTAAACAGATTGATAATTCATTTGAACTTCTGATTGAGAACTCGGTATCAGATCCAGAACAAAAGAACAACCTGATGGGTGGACTGTCTAAGTGGCGAGAACAAATATTGGATTTTGATGGAGAGTTGAAGTGGGGTTTTAATAAAGATAGGACCAAATTTTATCGACAGATTATTTTATTGAAATTTTAAGTCCATGGATTCATTTGCAATATATTTTTTTGACGATGTAAAGGCTGATCAAAGGCTCATCAAGGATTATATAGAACCATTGTTTGATGGTTTTTCTCCCTCGAGAACTGTTAGTCCAAAGATAGAGGCGGATATTGAGAAGTTTGAATCAGCATTGTTGGAAGCCCAGAGGATTGACTTGGTCATATTGGATATTATAGAGAAGCAGGTGGATGCCAAAGGCGATGTAAAACTTGAAAAAGCTGGATTGAAACTCCTAAACAAGCCATTGATAACGGAGAAACTTCGAAGCTTAAATACACCTGTTCTAATTTATTCATCAGATGATGATAGTATTCTCGCAGCAAGACAAATAGCTCAAGACCAAGGGATTAAAGTTGGTGAACTTCGCAAGGAATTTAGTGCAAAAACAGGAGCATTTCAAACTGTAAGAAAGGCAATTGAGGGTATAGTAGATTTTGGTGAACTGTTAGGCAGGTATAAAATAATTTTGACTCCCAACTTAAGGACACTATCATTGAATGATAGCGTTGGAGAGTCAGTGATTTCAAGTATTCTGGCGAAGTATTCAAGTTTTAGTTCGACCATTCCTGAAAATGGAAGTATAACTATTAAAGCTCTTACCCCAGGTTGGTCTGGTGCTTATATCTTCTTGGCAGATTTTGGGGCATCAAAACATGTTCTGTTCAAATTGTCGAACGATTTACAGGAACTTGGAAAAGAGTTTAAGAATGTTGAGGACTATTATGAACCTCTTAGGTCAAAAACAACGGTCAAAGTTGGCAAAGTATCTCCGAGTAAACTTCAGTACAAAGGTTGGTCTGCTCTTTCATTTGAATTTGCCTCCGAAACAAATTCCTGTTTTAATTGGTTACAGACCAATCCTACTGATACTAAGGTTAAGAAAAACCTTAGGACGATTTTTTCTGACACCTGTTTAATGGGACTTTATAAAGTTACTGGAGAGTCAGAGTTGGATTGTAAAAGTACCTTGGATTTAGTACTGCTAGGACTTTCAAGAAACAAGAAGTTGCAAGTCAAAGCAAGCATAGAAGAGTTACATGGGGTTTTGCTTAACTATAACGCAGATTACGAAAATTCATTGCTGCCGCTTGTTTCAATCATCAAGGAAAATGGGTCTTTTGACATGTTGGCTAATGAGCATATGGATCCAGGATTTAAAGCTCAAATATGCCACGGTGACCTTCATGCTAACAATTTATTGATAGATGCTAATGATGATCCGATTCTTATCGATGCGGGAAGCATAGGTTACGGTCATTCAACCTCAGATGTATGTCTTTTGATGGTTGATTTATTAATTAGGGGTATTGATCATGGTAAATTGGCGTATTTTGACCTAACGGCTATAGGAGAACATTTTAAATTGTTGGAAAAAGTTATTGACCAGAAAAAAATCGATTCAAACACAGATTCCAATAAAGGAATCTGTAGAGCGATAAATTACCTAAACCTGAACGTCAATAACTTGGTGGAAATTCCCTTTGAACCTTGGGAGTTTTCATTGAACTTGGCGGTTGAATTTGCGAAAGCGGCATGTCGGAACACTTTTCCACCAAGTAAAAGAGTTGTGGCGCTTTTGGCAGCTGCAAGGGCAATTGAGGAGGCAAATAGTCGATTTAAATCACCTTAGCAATAAGGCGTTTGGTAAATAAATGAGAGAAAAAATATGATGGAAAATTTTGCTGACCGACTAATACGTTCAGTTGAACGTAAAGCTACTCCGTGTATAGTTGGGCTGGACCCCCGTTTAGAACTCATTCCAGATTTTATTCTTACAAATGCTCAGAAAGGGTCGCTGAATGAGGCTATAGCTTCAGCAATCACCACATTTCATACAATCATATTAGACTCAATCCAAGACCTTGTTCCTTGTGTAAAACCTCAAATTGCCTTCTATGAGCAATATGGCCTACCGGGGATGATTGCATTTGAGAACACAGTTAAGGCTGCAAAGGAGCGAGGACTTCTTGTGATTGTGGATGCCAAAAGAAATGACATTGGTTCAACCGCAACTGCTTATGCAAATGCGTTTCTTGGTGCCTCGGTTGTGTTTGGAGAGCGTAAACCAATGTTTGATGTTGATGCTGTGACGGTAAATGGATACATGGGTGAGGAAACTTTGGTGCCGTTTGTAAATGTTTGCAAGGATTATGGAAAGGGAATTTTTGTCCTTGTCAAAACATCAAACCCTGGTTCAGGTGATGTTCAGGACCAAATCTTGGAGGAGTCGAAGCTTCCGCTTTATGTAAAGATGGCACGAACGGTTAATAGGTTAGGAATGGATATGGTCGGTAAAAACGGTTACAGTTCGGTAGGAGCGGTCGTAGGGGCAACTTATTCGGAAGCAGCAAAAGAATTGCGCGCTGAAATGTACAACAACGTTTTTTTAGTGCCAGGCTATGGAGCACAAGGAGCCTCTGGAAAGGATGTCGTACATAATTTCAATTCAGATGGTCTGGGAGCCTTAATAAATGCATCTCGAAGTATCACTTTTGCTGGTTATGATAAGGATGTTTCGATGATAGAATTTGAAAGTATTATTCGCCAGAATACGGAGGATATGGTGGTAGATGTTCGAAATAGTTTGAATAGTTAGTCTGAGATGTCGATTAGGTCGATTGTTCCGAAGACAAGGATTGTTTTAGCGTTAGACTGTGAAACTGAGGAGGAATGTGTTCGAGTTTTAAACAGTTGCTACGAACAAATAGATTTAATCAAAGTTAATTACCCTCTTATTTTATCTGAAGGTCTCCCAATTATTGGCAGGCTTAAGAAAGTATTTGGCAAGCCAATTATTGCAGATTTCAAAGTTGCTGATGCACCAGTAACGAATAATCGAATCGTGAAATTGGTCAAAGATGCTGGTGCTGATTCAATAATGGTTCATGCTATAGTAGGTACTGATGCGATTTATGAAATAAAGCAAATTGGAGGTGGCGAATTGGAAATAATAGTGGTAACGGAATTAACTCATCCTGGAGGTCTGGAGTTTACAAGAAAGTACGCAGAGGAGGCGGCAAAACTTGCATTGGAGATGGGGTGTTTGGGAATTCAAGCTCCTGGTACTCGGCCGGAACAAATTGAAAAACTCAGGCAAATTGTAGGTCAGGACATGATTATCGTGGCTTGTGGTGTAGGAGCGCAGGGGGGACAGTATTCCGAAGTTATTAAAGCTGGAGCTGATTACGCTATCATTGGAAGGGCGATTTATGAATCAAGTAATCCGTCCTTAGCCATTGAATCTATTATTACTTGAGTTTGAAGGTGGTTGCCCAAGGTCTGGTATTTCCTTAAAGTACCATAAGTTTCTGAGGGTCTTTGGCTTTTGAAGAGGCTTCCCGGCTCGCGCGAGTGTTCCGAAGGGTCACTCGTGTGGAGGTAAATACAATCAGTTTCCAAACTGATCTTCAAAGATTAAATAAGATCGCCACTGCCTCCGCTTCCCGTTAGCGTTTGCAACGCGTGCTTTCTTACCTGAAAACCGCCATCAGTCCTAACCGTCTGATAACCAGCGTTCTCAGTCCACTCCCGATCTATCTCCGTCTTCTCCCGATCATTCTCGGTCGAGTCCCGATCATTCTCGGTCGAGTCCCGATCTATCTCGGTCAAGCCCCGATCTATCTCGGTCAAGCCCACGATCTATCTCAGTCTTGCCCCAAAAATCTACCCTTAAAGCACCGATCAACCTCTGTTCAGTCCCGGGTATTCACCAAAGGGCAACAACTCATATCAGTTTTAATTAAAAGATGCCAGTAGAACCGCGGCCTTCCCTCTTGGCTGGTCAGCCTATCATAATCTGAGCCCCCAAAAGAACACGCAAATCCACGTATCCCCGAACTTCCGAACCTTACTAAATTCGCGCCCATGAGCGAATGGAGCGGAAAGAGTAGAGGAAACGCCTTAGGTTACTGGTTCTTCATCTTCTTTATGAAGCATCTGGGCCTTGGGTTCACCTACGGTTTCCTGCATTTTGTGGTGCTGTATTTCTTCCTGTTCTCGTGGAGCAGCAGCAAATGGATCTACCGCTACTACCGCGATGGCCTGCGCTATGGCGTACTGAAAAGCATTGCGGGCATTTACCGCACCTACTACGTGTTCGGGCAGGTAATTATAGACAAGGTGGCCATGGCATCGGGCATCAAAGACCGCTTTAACCTAACGCACAACGGGGCCGAGCACATCCGCAACATGGTAGAGAACCAGACGGGCGGCATTCTTATTTCGGGCCACATGGGCAATTGGGAAATAGCCAGCCACCTGATGCGCGGCTATGGCGGCAAGGTGAACGTGGTGATGTACGATGAGGAGCACCAGCAGATAAAGAAGCAGATGGACGGCACCACGGGCGGCCGCAAGTTCAACGTAATACCCATTAAGGACGATATTTCGCACGTATTCCTCATCAGTAAAGCCCTGCTGAACAAGGAATTGGTGTGCATACACGGAGACCGCTTCCGCGAAGGCATGCGTACTCTCAAAGAGGATTTTCTGGGCAAGGAAGCGCAGTTTCCTTACGGTCCGTTTGCCATTGCCGCCAAGTTCGATGTGCCCAAGGTTTTCGTGTACGGCTTTAAGACCGGAACGTACGATTACAGCTTCTACTGCACGCAACCCATAGAGGGCAAATTGAAGCCCGAACTTTTACTCACAAAGTATGTTGATGAAATGGCCCACATGGTGCGGAAATACCCGAACCAGTGGTTCAATTTTTACGACTTTTGGAAGCCTTAACATGAGTTAGCCACAGATTCACGGATTAGCACTGATTTTTCACAGAATATATTCGCAAAGCGAAAAGAAAACAATCTGTGTTTTTTCTGTGAAAATCTGAGCATCTGTGGCTCTTACATGTTTTTTGAATGAAAGAATTAACCAACAGCACAACTTTCCGAGTACGGTTCAGCGAAGTGGACAGCCTGCGCATAGTATGGCATGGCAATTTTCTGAAGTATTTTGAAGATGGGAGAGACGCTTGGGCCAAGCAGTACGATTTCGATTTTACCGATGTGTACGAGCAGCACGGGCTGCTGATGCCATTGGCGTCATCGCACATGGATTACAAGTATCCGTTGCGGTACAACGAGATCGGGCTGGTGGAAACAACCTTTGTCAATTCGCCTGCGGCCAAGATGATCTTCCGCTTTAAGGTGTACAACGAGGATAGAACGCAGCTGAAGGCAACAGGCGAAACGGTGCAGGTTTTCATGGACACGGACCACGTGTTGCAACTGAACACACCACCGTTCTTCGAAGAGTGGAAACAAAGGCATGGTTTGTAAATGAATTGGACAGAAAATACACAGCTATTTCGCTTCTTTTTCGAGGCTCAGAACCTGCGTATAGCAGAGTTAAACAAAGGTTATAGAACGAAGAAAAAGGACGAAAGAGCGAGTAGGGATTTTCAATTTGTTTGCGAACAATGCCTAAAGTACGGACTGGTTTGAGCGAGGTTTACGTAGGCGCAAAATCTGTTATCTGCCCCTTGGGCGATACACCCGCCAAGGTGTATGATGCCATGCTACGTGGCGAAACAGGTTTGCAGCAGGTGGAGCAGCCGTTCGGGGTGGAAACCACCAGCCACGTGGGGCTGATACCCAACAGTTTCATCATAGAGGAACATATAGACAGCACCAAGCTGGAGAATATGCTGGCCAAGTGCTACGAGCATTCGGTAAGCAAGCTGCGCTTCGACCCCTTTCAGGACGAGGACGGCCTGGTGATCATCTGCACGACCAAGGGCAACATTGATAAGATAGATAGGGACAACGACCCGCGCTTGCCGCTTACGCGATTGAGCAAGTTCATGCGGCAGTCGTTCGATCTGGCCAATGAACCGATAATCATCAGCAATGCCTGTATTTCGGGCGTGTTGAGCATCATTACCGCAGCGCGTTTGATACGTGCTGGCAAGTACGAACACGTATTGGTGTTGGGTGGCGATGTGGTTTCGGAATTCACCCTTTCGGGATTTGCTGCTCTGCACGCCTTGACGGAAGGTGTGTGCAAGCCATACGATAAGAACAGAACGGGCATCAACCTGGGCGAAGCAGCCGCAGGTCTGGTGCTTTCGAATGACGATACGCTATTTAAAGGAAGATGCGATGAGTACGTGTCGGGCGCCAGTGCCAACGATGCGAACCATATTTCGGGTCCATCCCGAACGGGAGAAGGGCTGCACCGCAGCATAGAACGGACGTTGAACCCTGCTTCGGTCAGTGCCACGCAGATAGGTTATCTGTCGGCCCACGGAACGGGCACTTCCTTTAATGATGAGATGGAAAGCATAGCGTTTGAGCGCAGCGGACTGTCTGATGTTCCCATCAACAGCATGAAAGGCTATTTCGGCCACACGCTGGGCGCGGCAGGTGTGATAGAAACCCTCCTCGGATTGGAAGCCATGAAGCGCAAGGAACTTGTTGCTTCGCTTGGTTATGAGGAACAAGGCGTTTCTCGACTCATGAACATCATCACAGCAACCACTCAGCCCACCTCGGGTTATTTCCTCAAGACCGCATCAGGTTTTGGCGGATGCAATGCGGCAGCTTTATTCAAGACGAGATGAAATTGAGTACCTTGGAGGCTGAAAAATGTTGGTCATGAGCACGAAAGAACTGATTTCGAAAATAGACGCGCTTCCTCCTGAATTCCGAAGGGAAGTGGAAGATTTCATTGACTTTCTGAAGCAGAAATTGGAACGTGAGGAAACGAAGAAACCTCTTGAAAAACGACAGTTCGGCTATGCCAAGGGCTTTTTCAAAATGTCTGACGATTTCGATGAACCATTGGAGGATTTCAAAGATTATATGTGATGAATATTCTCCTTGATACGCACGCGTTTGTTTGGTTCATGAACGCGGATGGTAAGTTTCCTAAGCATCTTATCAAGGACATTGAGAATTTTGAGAACACCTGCTATTTGAGTGTTGCCAGCCTTTGGGAAATGGCCATCAAGGTAAATCTTGGTAAACTTGAACTGGTTGATGATTTCGAGAACATTCTGGAATTCTGTTCTTCCAACAGGATTATTCTTCTGCCCATTGAATTCGAAGACACACGGTCGGTAATTGGTCTTCCAGACCATCATCGCGACCCTTTCGATAGAATGTTAGTGGTTCAGGCCAATCGGCAAGAGGCAATTCTCCTTACCAAAGACCGCATGTTTGACCGCTATGAAGTTCAGACCCGTTGGTAAGTGTCATCTCTTGAAAACCCCTTTCTTCGCGAACTGATTTGAGTTTGAGCCTGAAAACATATTGCCGCATCAAGGACAACGAGGTTCACATCAATGGCGAACTCTTCTGTCAGCACATGGACGAGGAACCATTCCTACGGTCGGTTTACAAGCACATCGGGCTCAGTTACCCGAAGTTCTTCAAGATGGATGCGCTTTCGCAACTTGGTTTCCTTGGTGCCGAAATGACGCTGATGCGTTCCGAATTGGAAACGTATGCCGATGATGAAGTGGCGGTGGTGTATTCCAACCGTTCCTCCAGTTTGGAAACAGACCATGCGTACTACAACTCGCTGAAGGAAAGCGGCATTGCCAGTCCTGCGCTGTTCGTGTACACGCTTCCGAACATTGAAGTGGGCGAGATATGCATCCGCCACAAGTTGTATGGCGAGAACAACTTCCTAATCACCGAGCGGTTTGATGCTGCGCAACTCTTGGAGCAATGCGAGGCGCTGTTCGCGGATAATGCCGCCAAGGCCGTGCTCATTGGCTGGACCGAAGTGAATGGAGAGGAACACGATGGTTTCTTCGCGTTCATCACCAACTCAGGAGTTGACGAATTGACAGCGGAACATTTGACAGATTTGTATTTAGACAGATGAACATGATAAAGCCACAGAAACACAGATTTACACAGAATGAAAAAGGAATTTTTTCTGTGAAAACCTCAGTGTCTTCAGTGCCTCTGTGGCTAACTTATGTGAATGAATGATGGAGATTGCTGTCACAGGCATAGGAGCGATTTCGGCCATCGGCAACGATGTGCAGGAA from Flavobacteriales bacterium includes these protein-coding regions:
- a CDS encoding PIN domain-containing protein, which produces MNILLDTHAFVWFMNADGKFPKHLIKDIENFENTCYLSVASLWEMAIKVNLGKLELVDDFENILEFCSSNRIILLPIEFEDTRSVIGLPDHHRDPFDRMLVVQANRQEAILLTKDRMFDRYEVQTRW
- the pyrF gene encoding orotidine-5'-phosphate decarboxylase translates to MENFADRLIRSVERKATPCIVGLDPRLELIPDFILTNAQKGSLNEAIASAITTFHTIILDSIQDLVPCVKPQIAFYEQYGLPGMIAFENTVKAAKERGLLVIVDAKRNDIGSTATAYANAFLGASVVFGERKPMFDVDAVTVNGYMGEETLVPFVNVCKDYGKGIFVLVKTSNPGSGDVQDQILEESKLPLYVKMARTVNRLGMDMVGKNGYSSVGAVVGATYSEAAKELRAEMYNNVFLVPGYGAQGASGKDVVHNFNSDGLGALINASRSITFAGYDKDVSMIEFESIIRQNTEDMVVDVRNSLNS
- a CDS encoding beta-ketoacyl synthase, with the translated sequence MPKVRTGLSEVYVGAKSVICPLGDTPAKVYDAMLRGETGLQQVEQPFGVETTSHVGLIPNSFIIEEHIDSTKLENMLAKCYEHSVSKLRFDPFQDEDGLVIICTTKGNIDKIDRDNDPRLPLTRLSKFMRQSFDLANEPIIISNACISGVLSIITAARLIRAGKYEHVLVLGGDVVSEFTLSGFAALHALTEGVCKPYDKNRTGINLGEAAAGLVLSNDDTLFKGRCDEYVSGASANDANHISGPSRTGEGLHRSIERTLNPASVSATQIGYLSAHGTGTSFNDEMESIAFERSGLSDVPINSMKGYFGHTLGAAGVIETLLGLEAMKRKELVASLGYEEQGVSRLMNIITATTQPTSGYFLKTASGFGGCNAAALFKTR
- a CDS encoding lipid A biosynthesis acyltransferase produces the protein MSEWSGKSRGNALGYWFFIFFMKHLGLGFTYGFLHFVVLYFFLFSWSSSKWIYRYYRDGLRYGVLKSIAGIYRTYYVFGQVIIDKVAMASGIKDRFNLTHNGAEHIRNMVENQTGGILISGHMGNWEIASHLMRGYGGKVNVVMYDEEHQQIKKQMDGTTGGRKFNVIPIKDDISHVFLISKALLNKELVCIHGDRFREGMRTLKEDFLGKEAQFPYGPFAIAAKFDVPKVFVYGFKTGTYDYSFYCTQPIEGKLKPELLLTKYVDEMAHMVRKYPNQWFNFYDFWKP
- a CDS encoding YbgC/FadM family acyl-CoA thioesterase is translated as MKELTNSTTFRVRFSEVDSLRIVWHGNFLKYFEDGRDAWAKQYDFDFTDVYEQHGLLMPLASSHMDYKYPLRYNEIGLVETTFVNSPAAKMIFRFKVYNEDRTQLKATGETVQVFMDTDHVLQLNTPPFFEEWKQRHGL
- a CDS encoding phosphotransferase, with amino-acid sequence MDSFAIYFFDDVKADQRLIKDYIEPLFDGFSPSRTVSPKIEADIEKFESALLEAQRIDLVILDIIEKQVDAKGDVKLEKAGLKLLNKPLITEKLRSLNTPVLIYSSDDDSILAARQIAQDQGIKVGELRKEFSAKTGAFQTVRKAIEGIVDFGELLGRYKIILTPNLRTLSLNDSVGESVISSILAKYSSFSSTIPENGSITIKALTPGWSGAYIFLADFGASKHVLFKLSNDLQELGKEFKNVEDYYEPLRSKTTVKVGKVSPSKLQYKGWSALSFEFASETNSCFNWLQTNPTDTKVKKNLRTIFSDTCLMGLYKVTGESELDCKSTLDLVLLGLSRNKKLQVKASIEELHGVLLNYNADYENSLLPLVSIIKENGSFDMLANEHMDPGFKAQICHGDLHANNLLIDANDDPILIDAGSIGYGHSTSDVCLLMVDLLIRGIDHGKLAYFDLTAIGEHFKLLEKVIDQKKIDSNTDSNKGICRAINYLNLNVNNLVEIPFEPWEFSLNLAVEFAKAACRNTFPPSKRVVALLAAARAIEEANSRFKSP
- the pyrF gene encoding orotidine-5'-phosphate decarboxylase; the encoded protein is MSIRSIVPKTRIVLALDCETEEECVRVLNSCYEQIDLIKVNYPLILSEGLPIIGRLKKVFGKPIIADFKVADAPVTNNRIVKLVKDAGADSIMVHAIVGTDAIYEIKQIGGGELEIIVVTELTHPGGLEFTRKYAEEAAKLALEMGCLGIQAPGTRPEQIEKLRQIVGQDMIIVACGVGAQGGQYSEVIKAGADYAIIGRAIYESSNPSLAIESIIT
- a CDS encoding 3-oxoacyl-ACP synthase; translation: MSLKTYCRIKDNEVHINGELFCQHMDEEPFLRSVYKHIGLSYPKFFKMDALSQLGFLGAEMTLMRSELETYADDEVAVVYSNRSSSLETDHAYYNSLKESGIASPALFVYTLPNIEVGEICIRHKLYGENNFLITERFDAAQLLEQCEALFADNAAKAVLIGWTEVNGEEHDGFFAFITNSGVDELTAEHLTDLYLDR
- a CDS encoding DUF2281 domain-containing protein, whose protein sequence is MSTKELISKIDALPPEFRREVEDFIDFLKQKLEREETKKPLEKRQFGYAKGFFKMSDDFDEPLEDFKDYM